One window from the genome of Echinicola vietnamensis DSM 17526 encodes:
- a CDS encoding TetR/AcrR family transcriptional regulator: MNKRESILEATLELIKDHGFHGCPMSMVAKNSNVAAGTIYHHFKNKDDLIMELYHYVVGKLVNVATEADDASLDFKTRFMQFWHTMKRFYFKEAAIQRFLEQFYNSPYFTDQMQVKDNPWYSWMQKFFESGLESGALRTGARPQILAIMVHGSIVSSVKVELHHHKKMNLDDINLGEIAEIVWDGIKQQT, translated from the coding sequence ATGAATAAAAGGGAAAGTATACTTGAGGCCACGCTGGAATTGATCAAGGACCATGGGTTTCATGGATGTCCGATGAGCATGGTGGCCAAAAATTCCAATGTCGCTGCAGGAACCATTTATCATCACTTCAAAAACAAGGATGATTTGATCATGGAGCTCTATCATTATGTAGTGGGAAAGTTGGTGAATGTCGCGACAGAGGCTGATGACGCCAGTTTGGATTTCAAAACACGCTTTATGCAGTTTTGGCATACCATGAAGCGTTTTTACTTTAAGGAAGCCGCTATCCAGCGGTTTTTGGAGCAGTTTTACAACTCCCCTTACTTTACGGATCAGATGCAGGTCAAGGATAATCCATGGTATAGTTGGATGCAGAAGTTTTTTGAAAGTGGATTAGAGAGCGGGGCACTGAGAACAGGGGCGCGACCTCAAATATTGGCCATTATGGTCCATGGAAGCATTGTCAGCTCGGTTAAAGTAGAACTCCATCACCATAAAAAAATGAATTTGGACGATATCAACCTTGGTGAAATTGCAGAGATCGTATGGGATGGAATTAAGCAACAAACCTAG
- the mgrA gene encoding L-glyceraldehyde 3-phosphate reductase — translation MDYQPSKNRYDHMTYRRCGKSGLKLPALSLGLWHNFGHVDVLENSRKILQAAFDAGITHFDLANNYGPPPGSAEENFGKILQSDFQGYRDQLVISTKAGYYMWEGPYGEWGSKKYLVSSLDQSLQRMKLDYVDIFYHHRPDPDTPLEETMAALDLIVRQGKALYVGISNYQAEDAAKAIGILKELGTPCLIHQPKYSMFERWVEGGLLDVLGDEGVGCIPFSPLAQGLLTDKYLKGIPEDSRAAKSHGFLQKSAITEDTLSKINQLNELARSRGQSLAQMALSWLLKDVRITSVLIGVSKTSQLEDSLKCLDNCSFSDEELANIEQILK, via the coding sequence ATGGATTATCAACCTTCCAAAAACCGATATGATCACATGACCTATCGCAGATGCGGTAAAAGCGGCCTAAAGCTGCCCGCCCTGTCGCTTGGTCTTTGGCATAACTTTGGCCATGTAGATGTACTTGAAAATTCCAGAAAAATACTCCAAGCCGCATTCGATGCTGGCATCACCCATTTTGACTTGGCCAATAACTACGGGCCGCCTCCCGGAAGTGCTGAGGAGAATTTTGGCAAAATCCTCCAAAGTGACTTTCAGGGCTACCGGGACCAACTGGTAATTTCCACCAAGGCAGGATATTATATGTGGGAAGGCCCTTATGGAGAATGGGGCTCCAAAAAGTATTTGGTTTCCAGTCTTGACCAAAGTTTACAGCGGATGAAGCTGGACTACGTGGATATATTCTATCACCACCGCCCTGATCCCGACACGCCATTGGAAGAAACCATGGCCGCCCTAGACCTGATCGTTCGCCAAGGAAAGGCACTTTATGTCGGAATCTCCAATTATCAAGCGGAAGATGCGGCCAAGGCCATTGGCATTTTAAAAGAACTGGGCACCCCTTGCCTGATCCACCAGCCAAAATATTCCATGTTTGAAAGATGGGTAGAAGGTGGACTGCTCGATGTCCTGGGAGATGAAGGCGTGGGTTGCATTCCCTTTTCCCCACTCGCACAAGGCTTGCTGACGGACAAATACCTCAAAGGCATTCCTGAGGATTCCCGCGCTGCCAAATCCCACGGTTTCCTCCAAAAGTCCGCCATCACGGAAGATACCCTTTCCAAAATCAACCAACTCAACGAACTTGCCCGAAGCCGTGGACAGAGCCTTGCCCAAATGGCACTTTCATGGCTCCTAAAAGATGTCCGCATCACTTCCGTTTTGATCGGGGTCAGTAAAACCTCCCAACTGGAAGATTCCTTAAAATGCCTCGACAACTGCTCCTTTTCCGATGAGGAACTGGCGAATATCGAGCAGATATTGAAGTAA
- a CDS encoding glycoside hydrolase family 9 protein — protein sequence MITPQNVFQWCFVMTLLLVACKNNGPSDEPTPVIRLNQIGHYPASEKVAIVMKKAESDAFHVVSKETGNPVFEGNLVKVTSSTVPERETWKADFSSVTAPGMYHIQIDGVGSSHPIMISESPYDGLLSAVLKGFYFQRASTALDSAVAGKWARAAGHPDDQVYVHASAASPTRPAETVIAAPKGWYDAGDYNKYIVNSGISMGTMLSLYEDFPDYFSKSSWDIPESSNALPDLLDEILWNLDWMAEMQDPEDGGVYHKLTTAKFAGMVMPEKATAKRYVVQKSTAAALDFAAVMAQAARVMKDFPVLEKRSKEWQAQAEAAWTWAMANPHQLYEQEKMNEQHDPDITTGAYGDSQLQDEWIWAACELYLNTGEERYLEKLPDASAISFTVPSWSNVAWLGYYSLLRHADKKTSLAPLVTALTGTLEAVGDEWLTQMEGTAFHSVMGKDPKDFVWGSNAVAANQGVALIQLYKLKGQSAHLSAAKANLDYLLGRNATGYCFVTGFGAQSPMHPHHRISEADGVKEPIPGLLVGGPNPGQQDGCNYPSGVFDESYVDHVCSYASNEITINWNAPMAYLIGAMVAMEP from the coding sequence ATGATAACCCCACAAAACGTATTTCAATGGTGTTTCGTGATGACACTTTTGTTGGTAGCATGTAAAAATAACGGACCATCTGACGAGCCGACGCCAGTGATTCGCTTAAACCAAATTGGCCATTATCCTGCCAGTGAAAAAGTGGCCATTGTGATGAAAAAAGCGGAAAGTGATGCTTTTCATGTGGTATCCAAGGAAACAGGCAACCCGGTCTTCGAAGGGAATCTCGTGAAAGTCACTTCATCTACCGTTCCGGAAAGAGAAACTTGGAAAGCTGATTTCAGCAGTGTTACGGCACCTGGAATGTACCACATCCAAATCGATGGCGTAGGAAGTTCTCATCCCATCATGATCAGTGAGTCTCCTTATGATGGGCTTCTTTCCGCTGTTTTAAAAGGTTTTTATTTCCAGCGTGCATCCACAGCGTTGGATTCGGCAGTTGCAGGGAAGTGGGCGCGAGCAGCAGGTCACCCCGATGATCAGGTATATGTGCATGCTTCAGCAGCGAGCCCCACCAGGCCAGCAGAAACGGTGATTGCTGCTCCAAAAGGCTGGTATGATGCAGGCGACTATAACAAGTACATCGTCAACAGCGGCATATCGATGGGGACAATGTTGTCGCTTTATGAAGATTTTCCCGATTATTTTTCAAAAAGTAGCTGGGACATTCCCGAAAGCTCCAACGCCTTGCCAGACCTTTTGGATGAAATCCTTTGGAATTTGGACTGGATGGCAGAGATGCAAGATCCCGAAGATGGTGGGGTTTACCATAAGTTGACCACGGCGAAGTTTGCAGGAATGGTCATGCCCGAAAAGGCCACAGCCAAACGCTATGTCGTCCAGAAATCAACGGCCGCTGCCTTGGATTTCGCTGCCGTAATGGCACAGGCGGCCCGTGTCATGAAAGATTTTCCAGTACTGGAAAAGCGTAGCAAAGAGTGGCAGGCGCAGGCAGAGGCCGCGTGGACGTGGGCAATGGCCAACCCTCACCAGCTGTACGAGCAGGAGAAGATGAATGAACAACATGATCCTGATATTACCACGGGGGCTTATGGTGACAGTCAATTGCAGGACGAATGGATCTGGGCTGCCTGTGAGCTCTATTTGAACACGGGGGAGGAGCGGTATTTGGAAAAACTACCTGATGCTTCGGCCATTTCTTTCACGGTCCCCAGCTGGAGCAATGTGGCTTGGTTGGGATATTATTCGTTGTTACGACACGCAGATAAAAAGACTTCCCTCGCACCTTTGGTAACGGCATTGACTGGTACGTTGGAGGCCGTCGGTGACGAATGGCTTACGCAAATGGAGGGGACTGCTTTCCACTCGGTCATGGGAAAGGATCCTAAGGATTTTGTCTGGGGAAGTAATGCGGTGGCCGCCAATCAGGGCGTTGCACTGATCCAACTGTATAAGCTGAAAGGACAGTCTGCTCACTTATCGGCTGCCAAGGCTAATTTAGATTATTTGCTGGGAAGAAATGCCACTGGATATTGTTTCGTCACGGGATTTGGTGCACAATCCCCCATGCATCCTCACCATAGGATATCTGAGGCAGATGGTGTCAAGGAGCCGATTCCAGGCCTTTTGGTGGGTGGGCCAAACCCAGGACAGCAAGACGGATGTAACTATCCTTCGGGAGTTTTTGATGAGTCTTATGTGGACCACGTCTGCAGTTATGCCAGCAATGAAATTACCATCAACTGGAATGCTCCCATGGCCTATTTGATTGGGGCAATGGTGGCCATGGAGCCATAA
- a CDS encoding VCBS repeat-containing protein — MSKITINILFFLSLAAAMFSCGKQDEAVKSPAADPLFALLPPAQSGVAFQNTITETPEANVFKYQYFYNGGGVALGDVNNDGLADLYFSGNMVDNKLYLNKGKMQFKDITLAANVAGRPRSWATGVSMVDINGDGWLDIYVCYSGELPEESRRNQLFVNQGVDQEGIPYFKEEAAAYGLDDPAFTTSAAFYDYEGDGDLDAVLLNHNADLFRNLDAMSFEYILSQKDKNSSTKLMENRGGEFVDITASVGWDESPLSYGLGLSISDFNADQRPDVFLGNDYSAADYLYIQQDNHTYTDELNQRMGHTSLYSMGSDAADVNNDGWMDFVSLDMLPEQNKRQKLLSSQDNYEHFNLFHEVGLHHQYMRNMLQLNNGDGTFSEIGQLAGISNTDWSWAPLWADFDQDGWKDLFVANGFLRDFTNLDFIKYRSSIFNVGAMSKESVLALIKEMPSSKVKNYVFQNKGNLQFTDQGASWGIDHFSNSNGAAYGDLDNDGDLDLVINNVNLEAFIYENKRNTRSAHHWLQVALAGKGANTHGIGAKVWVYQGAQQQLLEQMPFRGYQSSVSPVLNFGLAGEKIDSVKVVWRDGTEQTLTAVASNQRLTFAQEDAKAVNTTTQRRMPLWEPVEGSAMVVHDDKQFNDFKRQPLLINPQSTLGPPMAKGDVNQDGRPDVFFGGGKGQAASVFLSTGTDEFESVPQADFEKGKDAVDVAAVMMDVDGDGDLDLYVASGGYHDLVPDAALLTDRLYMNNGKGHFTFVPDALPQIKENTGTVVEWDYNQDGFPDIFIGGTVVPGRFPESYPSKLLQNDGTGKFRLAPDGLKDAFSSLHLVTDAKVADLDHDGTGELVVVGRWMGIEVFDVVDGTVKKVTDDYFDQDYVGLWNTLLLEDLDGDGSLELLAGNLGLNSQIKASRKEPAALLFKDFDGNGAVDPILSFFIQGESYPYVTRDELFEQISNKRTAFDDYASYAEAKITDIFSSEELEGAQNYQATTLETTLFTQTETGRFKLLELPIQAQFSPVYSVVALSVAEGKQLWLGGNIHQTRIKLGDTDANHGVLLEMDKTGHFQYVDQNTSGFQIQGDVRSALQLENELWVGVHDQPLLRFRRKEH; from the coding sequence ATGAGTAAAATAACCATAAACATCTTATTTTTTTTATCATTGGCGGCGGCCATGTTTTCTTGTGGAAAGCAGGATGAAGCAGTAAAAAGCCCGGCAGCAGATCCACTTTTTGCCTTGCTGCCTCCAGCCCAGAGCGGTGTAGCGTTTCAGAATACCATCACCGAAACTCCGGAAGCGAATGTATTCAAGTACCAATATTTTTACAACGGCGGCGGAGTCGCTTTAGGTGATGTCAATAACGATGGTTTAGCTGATCTCTACTTTTCCGGAAATATGGTAGACAATAAGCTTTACCTTAACAAAGGGAAAATGCAATTTAAAGATATCACCTTAGCGGCAAATGTCGCCGGCAGACCACGGTCTTGGGCCACAGGTGTGTCCATGGTAGATATTAATGGTGACGGGTGGTTGGATATTTACGTTTGTTACAGTGGTGAACTTCCCGAGGAGAGCAGACGTAACCAGCTTTTTGTCAACCAGGGAGTCGATCAAGAGGGGATTCCATATTTTAAGGAAGAAGCCGCAGCATATGGCTTGGATGATCCTGCCTTTACCACTTCGGCGGCTTTTTATGATTATGAAGGGGATGGAGACCTGGATGCCGTGTTGCTCAACCACAACGCGGATCTTTTTCGGAACTTGGATGCCATGTCCTTCGAGTATATCCTGTCCCAAAAGGACAAAAACTCGAGTACCAAGTTGATGGAAAACAGGGGAGGAGAATTTGTGGACATTACTGCCTCAGTAGGCTGGGATGAAAGTCCTCTTTCTTACGGACTGGGCCTGAGTATATCGGATTTCAATGCCGACCAGCGACCGGATGTTTTTCTAGGCAATGATTATTCGGCAGCCGATTACCTGTATATCCAGCAGGATAACCATACTTATACGGATGAGTTAAACCAACGGATGGGCCATACCAGTTTGTACAGCATGGGCAGTGATGCCGCCGATGTGAATAATGACGGATGGATGGACTTTGTCAGCTTGGACATGCTTCCGGAGCAAAACAAACGGCAAAAACTATTGTCTTCCCAGGATAATTATGAGCATTTTAACCTCTTTCATGAAGTAGGCCTTCACCATCAATATATGCGCAATATGCTGCAACTGAACAATGGCGACGGGACGTTCAGTGAGATCGGGCAGCTGGCGGGCATTTCCAATACCGACTGGAGCTGGGCTCCTTTGTGGGCAGATTTTGACCAGGATGGATGGAAAGACCTCTTCGTGGCAAACGGTTTTTTGCGGGATTTTACCAATTTGGACTTTATCAAATACCGCAGTTCTATTTTTAATGTGGGGGCAATGTCCAAGGAGAGTGTTTTGGCGTTGATCAAGGAAATGCCCTCATCAAAAGTAAAAAATTATGTGTTCCAAAATAAAGGGAACCTGCAGTTTACAGATCAGGGAGCGTCTTGGGGGATCGACCACTTTTCCAACAGCAATGGGGCAGCCTATGGTGACCTCGACAATGACGGCGACCTGGACTTGGTCATCAACAACGTCAACTTAGAGGCTTTTATCTATGAAAATAAGCGAAATACCCGTTCGGCACATCATTGGCTGCAGGTGGCCCTTGCCGGAAAAGGAGCCAACACGCATGGTATTGGTGCCAAGGTTTGGGTATACCAAGGCGCTCAGCAGCAGCTGCTTGAACAGATGCCATTCCGCGGATACCAATCCAGTGTAAGTCCAGTGTTGAATTTTGGATTGGCCGGGGAGAAGATCGATTCGGTGAAAGTGGTCTGGCGGGATGGGACGGAACAAACGTTAACAGCGGTAGCATCCAACCAGCGACTGACTTTTGCCCAGGAGGATGCCAAAGCCGTCAACACCACCACCCAAAGGCGAATGCCCCTTTGGGAACCCGTGGAAGGCTCCGCTATGGTCGTTCATGATGATAAGCAGTTCAATGATTTTAAAAGACAGCCGCTGCTGATCAATCCACAGAGTACTTTAGGGCCACCAATGGCCAAGGGAGATGTCAATCAGGATGGACGGCCGGACGTGTTTTTTGGTGGTGGAAAAGGACAGGCTGCCAGTGTGTTCCTTTCTACGGGAACAGATGAATTCGAAAGCGTGCCCCAAGCGGACTTTGAGAAGGGAAAAGATGCAGTGGATGTGGCAGCGGTGATGATGGATGTGGATGGTGATGGCGACCTGGATCTGTATGTAGCCAGTGGCGGTTACCATGATTTGGTGCCGGATGCCGCCTTATTGACCGACCGACTTTATATGAATAACGGAAAGGGGCATTTTACTTTTGTCCCCGATGCTTTGCCACAGATCAAAGAGAATACCGGTACAGTAGTGGAGTGGGATTATAATCAAGATGGATTTCCCGACATTTTTATCGGTGGAACGGTAGTTCCGGGGAGATTTCCAGAGTCGTATCCTTCCAAGTTGCTCCAAAACGATGGGACAGGGAAGTTTAGATTGGCACCAGATGGGCTGAAGGATGCTTTTTCGTCACTGCATTTGGTGACCGATGCCAAGGTCGCTGACTTGGACCATGATGGGACTGGGGAATTGGTGGTAGTGGGCCGTTGGATGGGAATTGAAGTGTTTGATGTGGTGGATGGAACCGTGAAAAAAGTGACAGACGATTATTTTGATCAGGATTATGTTGGCCTATGGAATACGTTGTTGTTAGAGGACTTGGATGGTGATGGCAGCCTCGAACTGTTGGCCGGAAACTTAGGACTGAATTCCCAGATCAAAGCGAGCAGGAAGGAGCCTGCAGCATTGCTTTTTAAGGATTTCGATGGTAATGGGGCAGTGGATCCGATCTTGTCCTTTTTTATCCAAGGAGAATCCTATCCCTACGTTACCAGGGATGAGCTGTTTGAGCAAATCAGTAATAAGCGAACAGCATTCGATGATTATGCCAGTTATGCAGAAGCCAAAATTACCGATATCTTTTCATCGGAAGAATTGGAAGGTGCGCAAAACTATCAGGCGACGACATTGGAAACCACCTTATTTACCCAGACGGAAACCGGGCGGTTTAAATTATTGGAATTACCGATTCAAGCCCAGTTTTCACCTGTTTATAGTGTAGTAGCGCTTTCAGTGGCGGAAGGAAAACAGCTTTGGCTAGGAGGAAATATTCACCAAACCCGCATAAAACTGGGTGACACCGATGCCAATCATGGTGTGCTCTTGGAAATGGACAAGACGGGCCATTTTCAATATGTCGACCAAAACACCAGTGGATTTCAGATTCAAGGAGATGTCCGTAGCGCCTTGCAGCTGGAGAATGAGTTGTGGGTAGGGGTGCATGACCAGCCATTGCTGAGATTTCGAAGAAAAGAACATTAA
- a CDS encoding glycan-binding surface protein: protein MENIHKNKFNILSSALILVMALFSLACQEDEDVVTGMPSIERVRYTDPATADSAFSRATLGSTLAILGKNLGTTQQVYLNDYPVGVNPAYVTNENVIVTITDSVPTVATNPDVPNMLRLVTKGGETSISFQTLPPAPQISRVANEYVKPGDQLTLFGRYYYFIDTVYFPGEDIFVTDGFSTNSTGSRLTVTVPEGVDFTESNFVTVVTQSGASATNRRTQIYDGNGMVADFDTNGALEWPWNWGWGISGNMIVPSIGGIEGIDGNFGAIDMDLPPQYGWSNDKVMNFANWSGVQIFPTSPMDKYAPGTPAGKFDIRMEIAVNTDVSIEDVELLIWYPDINGNELQTSVPLTDFVATTDGTWYTLSVNISQLTSGNVRLSTYGDFLAGSGDGTKQLRLVVQNTNSSESIPVVMGIDNVRVVRAEE from the coding sequence ATGGAAAATATTCATAAAAATAAATTCAATATCCTTAGCAGTGCCTTGATCCTTGTGATGGCGCTGTTTTCACTGGCTTGCCAGGAAGATGAGGATGTAGTGACCGGCATGCCCAGTATTGAGCGTGTCCGCTATACGGATCCTGCTACGGCAGACAGTGCTTTTAGTCGCGCCACCTTGGGCAGCACCTTGGCGATCCTTGGAAAGAATTTGGGGACCACCCAGCAGGTGTACCTGAATGACTATCCAGTAGGGGTAAATCCCGCCTATGTCACCAATGAGAATGTGATCGTGACCATTACGGACAGCGTGCCCACCGTGGCTACCAACCCTGATGTACCGAACATGCTTCGTCTGGTCACCAAAGGTGGAGAGACGTCCATCTCTTTTCAGACCTTGCCGCCCGCGCCCCAGATCAGCCGGGTAGCAAACGAATACGTGAAACCGGGGGATCAGCTGACATTGTTTGGACGGTATTATTATTTTATCGATACCGTGTATTTTCCGGGAGAAGATATATTTGTGACCGATGGATTCAGCACCAATAGCACCGGAAGCCGCCTAACCGTGACGGTTCCAGAAGGTGTGGATTTTACCGAAAGCAATTTTGTGACGGTGGTCACCCAAAGTGGTGCCTCGGCTACAAACAGAAGAACCCAAATCTACGATGGCAATGGCATGGTGGCAGACTTTGACACCAATGGTGCACTGGAGTGGCCATGGAACTGGGGCTGGGGAATTTCTGGCAATATGATCGTACCGTCCATTGGTGGCATTGAGGGGATCGATGGTAACTTCGGTGCGATTGATATGGATTTGCCTCCGCAATATGGATGGAGCAATGACAAAGTGATGAATTTCGCCAATTGGAGCGGAGTACAAATTTTCCCAACCAGTCCGATGGATAAATATGCACCTGGTACCCCAGCTGGTAAATTTGATATAAGAATGGAAATTGCAGTGAACACGGATGTATCCATAGAAGATGTAGAACTGCTGATTTGGTATCCCGATATCAATGGGAACGAATTACAAACTTCGGTGCCGCTGACTGATTTTGTAGCTACCACTGATGGTACTTGGTACACGCTTTCTGTGAATATTAGCCAGCTCACGAGCGGTAATGTTAGGCTTAGTACTTATGGAGATTTTCTGGCAGGAAGTGGAGATGGTACCAAGCAGCTTAGACTGGTGGTGCAAAATACCAATTCCTCTGAAAGTATCCCCGTGGTCATGGGCATTGACAATGTGCGCGTGGTAAGGGCAGAAGAATAA
- a CDS encoding RagB/SusD family nutrient uptake outer membrane protein — protein sequence MKKYIQKAMMLVGGLTLTAGLWSCGEEFLDRPPLDAIVDANFYQNDEQVLAGTAPLYNIVWFSYNDKASHGIGDARGGILTSGSYQLENVRFNTTGETPENGASWRSFYNVVGQSNTLINNIEQHAGEEVTDRIRRHGIAEGRFMRGLAYYYLVQNWGPVPIITNNTTLLQDTTIARNTVETVWQFIIKDFRYAVDNLPESSVQEGRLNKWSAEGMLAKMYLTRAGISGSRDQDDLDSAAYFAKRVIDNSGATLMEDYEDLFKTANNNNQETLAALQWTYNAGNLNAWGAQNSVQAFLAFGSEITGFSDGWGGDIGGSKWVLDLYDDWVFDERRKATFMFPGDHYDYITQVPAGGSAQELRVPAPSEDAGQPYGTRAWVKKYVVGRPEDNDGKVVQQGTEINTYILRLSDVYLIYAEAMLETDPAEALTYYNMVRERAGVSTKTSITWEDIFNERILEFAMEGQAWYEFTRLQYYDPQRAYDMLSNQDRGTFRIYPDQIPDPRMWEVEIPEDDTSPRYFDVNSSNFHLPIPSVELSKAPNLRKSPVPYDFSSEE from the coding sequence ATGAAAAAATATATTCAAAAAGCAATGATGCTGGTCGGAGGATTGACCCTCACTGCAGGCTTGTGGAGTTGTGGAGAGGAGTTTTTGGACAGGCCACCTCTGGATGCGATCGTGGATGCCAACTTCTATCAAAATGATGAGCAGGTATTGGCCGGGACGGCCCCGTTATACAATATTGTATGGTTTTCCTATAATGATAAAGCCTCCCATGGTATTGGAGATGCCCGCGGAGGAATCCTCACATCTGGTTCTTATCAGCTGGAAAATGTCCGTTTCAATACCACCGGTGAAACCCCGGAAAATGGTGCTTCGTGGCGGTCGTTTTACAATGTCGTGGGCCAGTCCAATACCTTGATCAATAATATCGAGCAGCATGCCGGTGAGGAGGTCACAGACCGGATCAGGCGGCATGGTATCGCCGAAGGTAGGTTTATGCGCGGCTTGGCCTATTATTATTTGGTACAAAACTGGGGCCCTGTTCCGATCATTACCAATAATACCACCTTGCTGCAGGATACGACCATCGCCCGAAATACGGTCGAAACGGTATGGCAGTTTATCATCAAGGATTTTCGCTATGCCGTGGACAATTTGCCCGAAAGCTCCGTACAGGAGGGCAGGCTAAACAAGTGGAGTGCGGAAGGCATGCTGGCCAAGATGTACTTGACCCGGGCAGGCATTTCCGGCTCCCGTGATCAGGATGACTTGGACAGTGCGGCCTACTTTGCCAAGCGGGTCATTGACAATAGCGGCGCCACGTTGATGGAAGATTACGAAGACCTCTTCAAAACAGCCAACAATAACAATCAAGAAACCTTGGCGGCATTGCAGTGGACTTACAATGCCGGCAACTTAAATGCTTGGGGTGCCCAAAACTCCGTGCAGGCTTTTTTGGCCTTTGGCTCTGAGATCACGGGCTTCTCTGACGGTTGGGGAGGAGATATTGGTGGTTCCAAGTGGGTGTTGGACCTTTATGATGATTGGGTGTTTGATGAGCGTAGAAAAGCCACTTTTATGTTTCCTGGCGATCACTACGATTACATTACGCAGGTTCCTGCGGGAGGTTCTGCACAAGAACTGCGTGTTCCGGCCCCCAGTGAAGATGCTGGGCAGCCTTACGGCACCCGGGCTTGGGTGAAAAAGTATGTCGTGGGACGGCCTGAGGACAATGACGGAAAAGTCGTGCAGCAGGGCACTGAAATCAATACTTATATATTACGCCTTTCTGATGTTTACCTGATCTATGCAGAAGCGATGCTCGAAACTGATCCTGCAGAGGCGCTCACCTATTATAACATGGTCCGTGAGCGGGCAGGGGTGAGCACCAAAACTTCCATTACTTGGGAAGATATCTTTAACGAGCGGATTTTGGAATTTGCCATGGAGGGACAGGCTTGGTATGAGTTTACAAGGCTCCAGTACTACGATCCCCAGCGGGCTTATGACATGTTGAGTAATCAGGACCGGGGTACATTTAGGATTTATCCGGATCAGATTCCCGATCCTCGCATGTGGGAGGTAGAGATTCCTGAGGACGATACCAGTCCACGGTACTTTGATGTGAATTCGAGTAATTTCCATTTGCCGATTCCTTCGGTGGAGCTTTCCAAAGCACCCAACCTGAGGAAGTCTCCTGTACCTTATGACTTTAGCTCAGAGGAATAG